The following nucleotide sequence is from Saccharothrix texasensis.
CCGCTGACCGCGACGGGTCCGGCGTCGCACACCGGCGCCGGACCCGCCCGGGGGTCACACCGACTTCGCGAGCCACTCGTCGAACGTGGTCGGGGCGATGCGGACGCGCTCGCCCGGCAGCAGCGCGTTCCCGGCCATCTCCGGGCCGAACACGCCCGACCACGTCGGCACCAGGCGCACGTCCCGGCCACGCGCCAGGTGCGTGCGCCGCGCCATGTCCACCAGGTCCTGCGTCTCGGGGCCGGCGACGTCCGGGTAGCGCCCCTGCGGCTCGCCGACGGCGACCTCGGCGAGGACGTCGGCCACGTCCTGCGGCGCGATCGGCTGCACGAGCAGCGGCGCGATGGTGGCGACGCCGTCCCGCTCGGCCCAGCCCGCGACCATCTCGGCGAAGTCGTGGAACTGCGTGGCCGGCACGATCGTCCACGGCACGGGGCTCGCGGCGACCAGCCGTTCCTGCTCGCGCTTGCCCGCGTAGTGCACGTTGCCCTCGATGTCCGCGATGCCGACGATCGACAGCAGCACGTGGTGCCGGACGCCGGCCCGCGCCTCGGCCGCCAGCAGGTTCGCGGTCATCGCGGCGAACAGGCGCACGGTCTCGGCCCGGTCCGCCGAGGGCACGTTGACCGCGTCCACCACCGCGTCGACGCCGGCCAGCGCCGCGTCGAGCCCGTCCCCGGTCGACAGGTCCACGCCGTGCGACCGGCTGACGCGCACGACCTCGTGCCCGGCGCGTTCGAGCGTGGCGACGGTGAGGGAGCCGATGTTGCCGGTCGCGCCGGCGACTGCGATCCGCATGACGATCCTTCCGCTTCGGTGCTGTGCCCCGAACCTATCTCGGACTAAACAGATCCGCAATGTCTTGGATAGACTGGCCGGGTGAAGCTGCCTGTGAGCACGGAGTGGGTCCTGCACTGCGCCACGACCCTGGCGCAGCTCGAACCGGGCGCCACCGCGTCCGCGGCCCAGCTCGCGGCGTACTACGACCTGCCCGCGCCCTACCTCGCCAAGCAGTTGCAGGGCCTGGTCAAGGCGGGTGTGCTGACCGCGACGACCGGCCCGCGCGGCGGCTTCCGGCTCGCCCGGCCCGCCTCGGAGATCACGCTGCTGCACGTGGTGGAGGCCGTCGACGGCGCCTCCTCGCCGTACGAGTGCCAGGAGATCCGGCAGCGGGGGCGGGGCGCGTTGCCCGCCGAGGACTGCCGCAACACGTGCGTGCTCGCCGCGAAGATGGCCGGCGCGCACGACGCGTGGCGACGCGCGCTCGACGCGGAGTCGTTGGCCGACGTCGTCGAGTCGCTGCCGCCGACGGCCGTCGCCCGCACCCGGTCGCTCATGGCGGCGACGGCCGCCGCGCTGCGGCGGACTCCCTGACCCGATTCGGCCGAACGTCTGCGCGACCGCTGCTCCGGCCGATATACGTGTAGCCGCGGGAACGGCCGACGCTCCCGCGCCGTCTGACGGCGTGGTGTCGAGTGGACTGGTGGGACGGACATGAGTGGGTTCGGTGCGGCGCCCGAGGAGTTGCGGCGGGCGGCCGGGCAGATCGGCGACGTCGGCGACAGGACCGCGGGCATCGCCTGGTGCGGTCCGAGCGGCGAGTACGGGCACGACGGGGTGGCCGGCGCGTGGGAGCTGTTCATCGAGGAGATGCGCGCCTCCGTGGAACGGCTGCGGCAGCAGGCCGACGAGCACGCCGTCGGGCTGCGCGCGGCGGCATCGTCCTATGTGGACGTCGACAGCGCACGCGCGGACATCTTCGGCCGGCTCGACCCGCACGGGCCGGTGTCCTGATGGCGGCCCGACTCGGCGAGACGAACGACCCCAAGGCGCTCGTCCCCGGTGAGGCCGAGCTGATCAGCGGCGACCTGCGGCAGCTCGTGGGGACCTTGCGGGTGGTCGTGGCGGTCGGCGAGGAGCTCGGCCGGATCGACCCCGGCGGCTGGAGCGGCGGCGCGAGCGGCGCGTTCCGGTCGGCGTTGCGGGCCGAACCACCCCGGTGGCTGCGGGCCGGCGCGGACCTCGGCGGCGGCGGGCAGCTGCTGGCCGACTACGGCGACGCGCTGGTCGAGAGCCAGCGCGAGGCGCAGCGGGCCGTCGAGCTGTACCTGGCGGCGCGGGCGGCGACCAGGCTGGCCGCCGCCGAGCACGCCGCGATGGCGCTCTCCGGCGCGCCGACCGCGCCCTTTCAGGACCCCGGCCAGGCGGGCACGGCCCAGGCCCAGAAGGTGCTCGACGACGCCCGCAAGGGCCTGTCCGGCATCGGCGACGTGGTCGCGAAGGCGCTCGGCTGGGAGTCCGACGGCGAGGGCGGCTACAAGAAGTCGTTCGGCAAGGAGACCTACGGCGCGGCGCACCGCGAGACCGACGAGGAGGGCGAGGACACCGGCGGCTGGCAGTACGGCGTGGACGGGCGCTCGTACGAGAGCAAGTCCGGCAGCGAGTCCAAGCGCCTGCTCACCGACGCGCTCGGCGAGATCGCCGAGAAGATCGGCATCGACCTGCACGAGCGCGAGTGGGGCGACGACGGGCACGTCGACGTCGCGCACGGCGAGAAGGACGGCGACTTCGACGCCGGCCCGCTGTCCGGCAAAGGCCGGATCGGCGGCTCGGTGCTCGGCGCGGACGCCGGGTACACCGCCACCGCGAGCTACGCCGGCGTGTCGGTCGGCGCGCACGCCGGGGCCTACCTGGCCAGTGGGTACGCCGACGGCGAGGTGAAGCTCGGGCAGCACGCGAGCGTCTCGGGCAGCGCCGAGGGCACGATCGGCGTCGGCGGCGAGGTCAAGGGCTCGATCGGGGTGCTCGGCGCGAAGGGCGACGCGGAGGCGTTCGCGGGCGCGAAGGTGTCCGGCGAGGCGGGCGCCGAGGTCGCGGGCATCGGCGCGGGCGTGAACGGCGAGGCGTGGGCCGGCATCGGCGGGCACGCGAGCGGCCAGTTCGGCATGGGCGAGGACGGCAAGTTCCACGTCGGCGGGTCGGTGGGGCTCGCGTTCGGCGTGGGTGGCAAGGTCGGCTTCGACGTCAGCGTCGACCCGGTCGAGGTCGTGGAGACGGTGGTCGACGTCGCGGACGACGTGGGCGAGATCGCCGAGGACGTGGGCCGCGGCGTGGAGCACGCCGGCCGCGCGATCGGCCGCCTGTTCGGCCGATGAGCTACCCCAGGAGGACACCAGGCATGGCCACCACCCTTCCGGCGCCGATCGAGTTCTCGCTGCCCGACGGGTGGCTCTCGGCGCCGCCCGACGAGGTCGGCGCGCCGCAGGCGGCGTTCGTCGCGCTGCACCCCGCTTCCGCCGCGGGCTTCACCGCGAACATCACCATCAGCGGCGAGGTGCGGGCCGACGACGCGACGCTGGCGCACCTCGCCGAGCAGGCCGCGGCCCGGCTGCGGCGCGACGTCGGCGCGGTGGAGGTGGGGCGGCGCAACGAGCTGGAGTCCGCCTACACGCAGGTGCTGCGGCTGACCGCGCCCGTCGGCGGACGTCCGGTGGAGCTGGTGCAGCTGCAGGTGTTCCTGGCGATGGCGGACGTGCGCGACGAGCACAGGCGCGCGGTGCTGGAGATCGTGCTCAGCGCGACGCCGGCGCAGTTCGAGGACCTGGTCGACGACTTCCAGGCGTTCCTGAAGACCGTCCGACCGGACGAAGGGGCATCCCGGTGACGGAACCCGCCGACATCCTGCTGCGGCGCATCGAGGCCATCGACACCGCCGCGGCCGACAACCGGCTGCGCGCGGAGTCGTTTCGACGCATGGTCGAGGGGCTGCGGGACGTGGTCGGCACGGCGACGTCCGGCGACGGCGTGGTGACCGCGGTCGCGGGCGCGGACGGCGCGGTCAAGTCGATCGCGTTCGGCCCGGCCGTGCGCACGACGGACCCGGCGGCGCTGTCGTCCGCCACGCTGCGCGTGATCGCGCTGGCCCGCGCGGACGCGGCCCGCAAGCAGGCCGAGGTGGTCCGCGCCGCGCTGGGCGACACGACGCTGCTGGACCGGGTGCTCGCCGAGGACCGGCTGGTGTTCGGCGACGAGCCGCCGCAGGAGGTCTCCGCCGCCGTGCCGCCCCGCGTGATCCGGCGGGTCGCGCCGGTGGAGGACGAGGAGCCGGCGCCCGCCTACCGCAGCCGCGACGCCTGGTGACTCAGGAGCCGCAGACGCAACCCCGGTGGTGACCCCCGCTGGTGGTCGCGGTGCAGAACCGCATCGCGATCCGGTCGTGGGTCGCCCACGGGTGCGGGCACGCGGCGCACCGGGGGTTCTCGGCGGCGGTGGTCCCGGCGGCGTCGGTCGACTCGATGGTCGGCATGACCTGGTTCATCGGATCTGTCCTGTCCGCACCCGCGGAGCACGTCGATCTCCGGGCGGTGCGAGATGGGTGGGGACACCGGCAACTCGTGTGACTGATGCTCGAACGGTTCCCGCCTACCCCCGAAGGTACACGTCGAGCCGGCTCTGGCCGCCGGCGCGGCACGTCGGGCGGCGCGCCCGGGTCGAGCGCGGACGACGCGCCCGCCGGCCGTGCGCGCCGATCACCCGTTCGGGGTAGGGCAACGCCACTCCTGTCCGAAGTGGACAGTCCGTCGCGCGGGCGCGCGGCGGTGCATTGTGGACAGATCGTCGGCTGGTCGGGGGCGGCGGCGTCGGCAGGGTCCGTCCCGGCCCGACGCCCTCCCGCGGGTCGTGCCCGACACGCCCACCATAACGCTGTGGCGGTCACGGCACCACGACGTGTACCGTAGAGCCCATCGGGGCGTTCCTTATCTTCTGAACCCCGAACACCCTCGCGCCGTGCGGGGATCTCCGGACCGGCATCGCCGACCGTGAGCACGCACCGGACGCGGAGAAAGTCGGAAACACATGTCATCCACGTACCACGACCTGTTCAGCCACCCGGACACGGACCGGCCCGAGGACACGAGCGGCCCCCGCCGCGACGAGCAGCGGGCCTACACCGACCTGTTCCGCGAGCCGGCCGACGTGCCGCCGCAGAGCACCGGCGGCACCGCCTGACCCAGGCGCCCCGCCCGTGACGGCCCCGAGGGCCGCGCACCGGGTGGACCCGGGCGCGAGCCCGGCAGGACTTCGCGCGCGACGGGACTCCCCGGTGCCACCCGAGCACCGGGGAGTCCCGTCGCGCGCATCACGCCGCGGTCACTCCGCGCGCCACAGCGCGGGCACGTTCGGCGGTTCCCAGCCCGGCTGGGCCAGGTGCCCCTGCAAGCACACGTACCCGACGCCGTTGTGGGTGACCCTCGCGCCGAGCGCGTAGTTCGTGCCCGCCGCCCACGTGCCGCCACCCGGCGACGACGGCGTCGTGCTCGTGGTCGAGGTCGGCCGCGTGGTGGAGCTCTGCGGCACGTTCAGCACGAAGTCGAACTTCGCCTCCCGGCCGCCGCCGACGTCGCGCACTTCCATCAGCAGCCGCGGGTCGAAGATGCTGTCGGTGTTGTTGCGCGGCTCACCCGGGAAGTACAGCTGGGTGGTGAGCACCGGCCGGCCGGGCGCCTGCAGCTTCACGTGGATGTGCCTGGTCCGACCGGGGTAGAGGCCGGGCACGATCGTGCTCAGCGTGAACGTGCCGTCCGGGTTGGTGAACTGGTGGCCGCGAAAGCGGTAGCCGGTGTTGTCGTACACGCCGTTGACGTCGGCCTGCCAGAAGTCCATCAGCACGTTGCCCAGCGGCAGGCACGCCAACCCGAACACGTAGCCGGTGACGGTGAGCCTGGTGCCGGGCGTGCCCGCGTCGACCAGCGACGTGCGGTGCGGCGAGTTCGGCTTGAAGTACGGGCCCTCGGTCTGCGGCGGTGTCGGGTCGTCGCCGTCGTCGCACGCCGGCGTCAGCTCCAGCGGCTCGCCCTTCGCGCCGATCGTGCGGGCCAGGGCGGGCACGCCCATCATCGCCACCGGCAGCGCGACGCCCGCGGCCACCGCGGCGCGCAGCACCGTCTTGCGGCTGAGGTGGCGCGGGCCGGGCCCGTCACCGGTCGTGCCTCGGTCGCCGTCCGTGGGTGCGTCCATGTCCTTCTCCTTTGGGCCGGCTCCTGGTGGGGCGTCGGATTCGGGGACGCACCGAACCTACGGACGCGGATCACCCGCGGACGATGGACTGACGCCGTCGTTCGTGGTGATCCTCGCGGTCTCCGTTGCCCGTCCCGCTCACTGTGAACGGCCGGCCGCGCGGCGGAACGCGCCGGGGCTCGCGCCCGTCTCCCGGCGGAAGAAGCGGCAGAAGTAGGCGGCGTCGTCGAAGCCGACCCGGTTCGCCACCTGCCGCACGGTCAGCTCCGTCTTGGCCAGCAGCCGTTGCGCCTCCTGCGTGCGCGCCTGGCGGACCAGCTGCGACGGTGTCCGCCCGGTCGCCGCCTTCACCGCCTCGGTGAGGTAGCCGGGGGTGACGCCGATCCGCTCCGCGTAGGCCCGCACGGACCACAGCCGGTGGTCCGTGCGGCCGGCCAGCCGCACGAACTCCTCCGCCACCGCGCCGGACCGGGCGGGCGGCGGTGCGGCCGGTGTCGCGGTCAGCCGGGCCGCGCGCACGACGAGCACGTGCAGCAACGCCCGCAGCACGGTCTCCACGCCCGCCTCGCCGCGCCGGTGCTCCTCGTGCAGCTCGGCGATCAGCCCGCCGATCCGGGCGTGCGTCGGCTCGTCCAGCGTCAGCCAGGGCCGTTCGCTCAACCGGCGCAGCAGCTCGCGGTCGGCGGGGTGGTCGAGCAGGAAGTCGTCGGTGAACAGCAGCACCGAGCCCTGCAGGTCGCGTGCGCCGTCCCAGTGGTGCACCTGGCCTGGCGCGATCACGCACAGGTGCGGCGGGCGCAGCTCCCAGCGGGCGAGGTCGACCACGTGCGTGCCGGTGCCGCCGGTGACGTGCACGATCTCGTGGAACGTGTGCCGGTGCGGGAACGACGCGCGTGACATCGGCCCGATGGTGTCGAACGTGCCGACCGCGAACGGCGGCGCGTCGGGCGCCGGCACCTCGAGCCGGTGCATGGGCAGCTCGCCGTCGCGCGGCGTCCGGCTGGGCGTTCCCGGCAACACGGTGGTGCCGCGCATCGTCCCGAGCCCCTCTCCGGTGAAGGTCCAGACCAATTCTGGCACCGACCACCATGGCACGACCGGGCGCGCGGGGGAACGGCGCTTTCCGGCTCGCGGGTTCGGCCCTCAGTACCGCTTGGTGGCCCTCACCGCGAATCCCTGCGGCGGCGCCAGGCCCGGTCGCGCCGGACCGGGCCCGGTCATGCCGGCCGTGCCCGCCGTGCCCGCCGTGCCCGCCGTGCTCTCCGCACCGCCGAGCAGGATGCCGGTGAGGGAGGCGCGCTCGTCGGCCATGGCCCGCGCCACGTCGGCGAGCTCGTCGCCCACCACCGGCACGCCGCCGCCTCCGCCGTCCGCCCGCACCGCGCCCAGCACGGCCCGCCGCAGCAGCTCCTTGATGAACGACGCCGTGACACCCTCCGTCGCCTCGACCACCGGGTCCAGGTCGGCCCGCAGGTCGACGCCGCGCCCGTACAGCTCGATGAGCCGGCGGCGTCCGGCGGCGTCCGGCCGCGGCACCTCGACGGCCAGGTCGACGCGTCCCGGCCGGTCGGCCAGCGCGCGTTCCAGCTCGTCGGCCCGGTTCGTGGTGAGCACGAACGTGACGTCCGCGTCCGCGCCGACCCCGTCCATCGCGTCGAGCAGCGTGAACAGCAGCGGGTTCGTGGGCCCGGCCGCGTAACCGCGGTCCATGGCCACCAGGTCGACGTCCTCCACCACGACCATCGACGGCTGCAACCGCCGCGCCAGCGCCGCCGCCTGCCCGATCAGCCGCATCGCCTGGCCGGTCAGGAGGATGACCGTGCAGCCGGACAACCGGCTCATCAGGTAGCGGACGGTGTGCGTCTTGCCCGTGCCGGGCGGCCCGTGCAGCAGCAGGCCGCGCTTGAGGTGCTGGCCCGCCGCGAGCAGCCGCTCGGAGTGCTCGGCGATGCCGACGACGTGCTCCTCGATCGAGTCCAGCACACCGTCCGGCAGCACCACGTCGTCCGCGTCCAGCGCCGGCCGGGGGAGGAAGGTCAGCAGCTCGTTGCCCCGGTGCTCGCTCACCCCGAACGCCAGCACCTGCCGCCGGAACACGTCGTGCTCCCGCATCAACCGCTCGATCTCCCCGCCGACCGCCCGCGCCGCCGCCCGGTCGGCCGCGAGCACCTCCAACCGGCAAGCCGGCGGCCCGAAGTCGTTGGACCCGCGGATGCCGACCAGCACGGGCGTGCCGTCAGGCGCGGTCGTCGGCACCAGGCCGAGCTGCACGACCTCGACGCTGTCCTCGGGCCCCACCGCCGCCGTCGCGTAGTCGGCCGCCGTGAGCTCGTACCCCACGCCCTGCCGGGCGGAGAGGAGCATCCCCATGACGTCCTCGTGCCCGCGGTGCTGGCCGCCGACCCCGAACCACTCGGCGTCCGGCGTGTGCTCCGCGAGGTAGGCGTCGATGCCGCGCTGCAGGTTGACGTGCTCCCACACCTCGAACTTCGTGGCGACCGACAATGCCTGCGGCAGCTCGCACCCCAGGTGGTCGCGCACGCGCGCGAGCAACGCCCGGCCCCCGCCGTCCTGCTCGACGAGGTTCGCGGCGACCTGCATGAGTCGCCTCAGGCTGCCGGCGAGCGCCTTCGCCTCGTCCCCGGAAAGTTCCCCCATACACCCATCATGCACGGTCCAAGGCACGCGGGCCTGCCATCTCGATGCCCACAGGGTGGAACAATTCTCGGGCCTGATTGGATCGGTCAGGCCTGCGGCAGGGCTTCGAGGCGGCGACGCACGTAGGCGAGGTCCAACGAGCAGTGCTGCGCGATCAGCTCGTGCTGCCGCTTCTGCCGTCCCTCGACCTCCCGGTCGTCGGTCACGTACACCACGATGAGGGGCTTGGACCGTGCCGTCACCGCGTTGCTGACGGCGGCCCACAGCAGATCCCTGAAGGTGCGCGGCCGGCCCCAGCAGACGTAGCGCTCCTGTTCCCGGTCGGTGACCAAGCAGTGCATCGGCTTCTCTTTGATCGTGCCATCCTTGATCTTCCACTCGTCACCGAGCAGCTCTGCGACGAACTCGTCGGGCGGTGACAGCCTCTTCGTTGCGTACGAGGCGTAGGAGCCGAAGTTCTCCAAGGCCCGGGCGTACTCCTTCAACGGGCCGTCCTTGAGCCAGACGCGCATGCCTTCTGCGGTGTAGTAGTCCGCCAGCTCCCCGCCGATCGCCTCGTCCTCGACCCATCGGGTGTAGTAGGCGGTCCGCTCGCGGGAGGAAACCCCCTCCCAATCCAGCGCTCCTACTTGGCGGTAGAGCTCGCGGATGACGGAATCCTTGATCTCCTTCGGTACCGCGATCTCCGGCATGCGTCCCCCTCACTTCAGCGCTGCGGAACGACCCAGCGCGGTGACGACCTTGTCCACGACGGCGTCCGTGTCCTCGTGCTCCCAGCACCGGATCACCGTCCATCCCCGCTCGGTCAGGATCTGGTTGGTCTCGGCGTCCCGCCTCTTGTTGTCGACGATCTTCGTTCCCCAGAACTCGGAGTTCTTCTTCGCCGGGCGGTGGTGTTCCGGACAGCCGTGCCAGAAGCAGCCGTCCACGAACACCGCGAGGCGCTCCTTGGGGAACACGATGTCGGCGGTCCGTCGCAGTTCCGGCAGCGGTCGCACCGACACCCGGTACCGGAGGCCGTGGGCGTGGAGCGCGGCGCGCAGTCGTAGTTCGGGAGTGGTGTCGCGGCCCCGGTTGCCCCTCATCGAGGCGCGCACCTCACGGGACGACGCCCACGATTCCTCCGGGAGTGCCTCGTCCCGCACCAGACACAACGCGCGGGCCCTCTCCCACCCTTCGGAGAGGTTCGCCGACCGCGTGCCGTGCTCGACCGCACCCAGTGACCTCGAAACCGTGCGGTCGTGGTCCCGCCACCGCAGGTACGCGCGGATGGTCCCCGATCCCTCGGTGAACTTCAGCACGACGGTTCCCTTGGCCGTTCGTCCGGCGCCCAGGTCCACGACACGTCGATGCGCGCCGCCCGCCGCCTTGTCCTGCTCGGCGTCGGCCAAGGCTCTCGCCCGGCCTGCCCTGGGTTTCCAAGCTCTCGTCGGCTGACGGCTCACGATCGTTTCTCGGCGTCGTCGAGCACTGTCGAGACCGCCTTCGCGAACACCTCACCCAACAAGACCGGGACGGCGTTGCCGAGTTGTTTCATCTGCTCGCCCCGAGGACCGCGCAGCTCCCAGTCGTCCGGGAAGGTCATCACCCGGGCGGTCTCGCGAACCGTCATGTAGCGGTGGTGGTAGGGGTAGGCGATCGGTTCCTTGACGGGTGGAGCGGCGGCATCGGTCCCGATCAGAGTGTCGGTCAGCATCACCGACTCGCCACCAGGGACACCGTGGACGCCCGCCTTGACCGTCTTCGCGGGACGATCGAGGTAGTTCGGCGTGTGCCCGGGATAGATGCCCGCGTCCGGCCAGCCGATGTGCTCCTTGGGCATGTCGTCGTACTGCCGTCGGTCCAGTCGGTTCCAGGGGACATCGGGGAGCGGCTCGGTCTCCGAGTCACCGGCCAGCGCGTCTCTGAGAGTCCGCCAGGGCTTCATCCCGTCCGAGACCTCCTCGAACGGCAGCAGGGTTTCCTGATCACCCATGATGTACCGCTTCACGTGTTCGGGCACGTCGGCACGTCGGTCGATGCCCTTGTGGCGTTCCCAGTACTCACCCGACCGCATCGACCGGACGAGTTCTCGTTCGGAATGAGTAGGGCTGACGGCCCGTCGCAGCAATTCCGCGTCGATGTCCAGATCGCCTCGGAAACCAACGATGATGATGCGGTTCCGGATCTGCGGCACACCGTAGTCGGCGGCGTTCACGGGGAACGTGAAGACGTGGTACCGCTCGGTGGACTTGACGTCGCCGCGCTTCTCCTTCAGCTTCAGGATGGCGTCGTGCTGGAGCCAGCTGGCCTCCGGGTCACGTTCCTCGAAGGGGAACTCCAACTCGCGGGTGATGTACTCGAAGTAAGGCTTGAAGGACGGCCTGAGCAGACCGCGGACGTTCTCGCAGATGAACGCCTTGGGCCTGATCTCCCGGATCGCGCGGAACATCTCGGGGAACATGTTCCGCTTGTCCTCGTCGCCCTTCGCGACGCCGCCCAGGCTGAAGGGCTGGCACGGGGGGCCGCCCGCGAGCAGGTCGACCGCACCTTCGAGGTAGCCCATCTTGAGGTCGCGCACGTCGCCGCGCACCAGCGGGACCCGCTCTCCGGGCTCGGGAATGTGCTCTTCTTCGCCTCGCGGGGCGGCCACGTTGGCCTCGAGGGTGTCGCACGCGTACCTGACGAACTCGTTGAGCAGCAACGGTCGGAAACCCGAGCGGTGCACGGCCATGGCCAGGCCCCCGCCGCCCGCGAACAGCTCCACCGACGTGCGTCCCGGCAGATCCGGTTCAGCCGACATGCGCGGGAGCCTACCGCGTCGCGGGCCCTCGCCACCGCGAGGCAGGCGGGTTGTCCGCCTCGCGGAAAGCGGGAAATCGCTCATGCGTCGACGAGCGCGTAGGGAGGCTTCTCCGGAACGGCCACCTGGTACACCAGCGGTTTGCGATCAGGCGGGAGCGCGCCGTCCGGCAGTTGGAGCCTCAGTGCCATGACCAGTCTGGTCGGACGGCCATCCGTCGCGATGTCAAGCTTGAGCTCCTTCTTCTTCATCACCGGGTAGACGATCGCGCAACCCGAAGTCGACGTCCTGCCCGGAATGGAGTCGATGGCGGCGCGGTGCGCCGACTCGGAGTTGCCCCGGATGCTGTCGTCCCTGCCGGTGGCGGTGGTCCGGCCGTGGACGGTGAACTCACCGATGCCGCGGAGGTTGACCCGCTTCCCGGTCTTCTGCTGGGGGAACATGACGTCCCAGCGGTCGACGACCTCCTTGGGCAGGCTGGCCATCCACGCGAGATCGGCGGTGAACGTGTCGGCCGTCGCCCACTTCAGGCCACTGAGAACGGACACCATGTCCTCGTGGGACACCTCACCGAGGAGTGCGTCGAAGGACCGACGGCCATCCGTGAGGGAGATGAAACGCCGCGAGGCCTTGAGCAGGGGAACGAAGGCATCGATGTTGTGGTCGAGGGCGGCTTGATCGGTGAGCAGCGGATAACCCGAGCTCGGCTCCTTCGTGGGCGTGCGCCGCTCCACCAGCTTGGCGTTGTACATCTTGTTCGCGGCAGTCGGGCGAAGTCCGTGCCGGGCGACCAGCGGGGGGATGTCCTCGGGAGTGAACAGCGGGTGCCCGTCCACCATGACGGCGTATTGGCGCAGCTCCTCCCGGAAGTGCTCCTCGTCCCGGCAAGCGGCTTCGAACGCGTCCCGGACGCCGGGGGTGATGAACAGCCGGACCAAGTCGCGATACCCCTTGCGGAAACCGAACCACCGACCCATCTGCATCAAGGCCTCGGCATGTCCGACCCTGCGGGAGTAATAGGTGATGGTGAGGCCTTCGACGGTGAAGCCGCGGGCGAGCTTGTTCCCGCCGACGAGCACCCGCCA
It contains:
- a CDS encoding DNA cytosine methyltransferase encodes the protein MSAEPDLPGRTSVELFAGGGGLAMAVHRSGFRPLLLNEFVRYACDTLEANVAAPRGEEEHIPEPGERVPLVRGDVRDLKMGYLEGAVDLLAGGPPCQPFSLGGVAKGDEDKRNMFPEMFRAIREIRPKAFICENVRGLLRPSFKPYFEYITRELEFPFEERDPEASWLQHDAILKLKEKRGDVKSTERYHVFTFPVNAADYGVPQIRNRIIIVGFRGDLDIDAELLRRAVSPTHSERELVRSMRSGEYWERHKGIDRRADVPEHVKRYIMGDQETLLPFEEVSDGMKPWRTLRDALAGDSETEPLPDVPWNRLDRRQYDDMPKEHIGWPDAGIYPGHTPNYLDRPAKTVKAGVHGVPGGESVMLTDTLIGTDAAAPPVKEPIAYPYHHRYMTVRETARVMTFPDDWELRGPRGEQMKQLGNAVPVLLGEVFAKAVSTVLDDAEKRS